A window from Purpureocillium takamizusanense chromosome 3, complete sequence encodes these proteins:
- the KRE5 gene encoding killer toxin resistant protein (EggNog:ENOG503NVVK~SECRETED:SignalP(1-22~SECRETED:cutsite=ASA-SK~SECRETED:prob=0.8495)~CAZy:GT24~BUSCO:EOG0926049A~COG:G), which produces MRSPRLSAVIAVALTASPLASASKSVNVGMKAAFQAGPYLLELLETAAGENSSAYFPLLDRIASGYFASASSDSDLYEKFLNVLRDDGHVSSPEALSTLNLALSLRTAAPRIEAHYQYYDTAVEPAVTDSKCPDWILLDGKQYCTPAMEDVMKHDLYNSEVKELPFDRTLGAGREAVLYTDPASPTFSKFHVALSRAARTMALSYRVRYRRSSVLDARPLPVSGYGVELALKKTDYIVIDDRESHHEFEKPLGSDAVLNEIEEVADLQPLSASELGPLGIKTASFIQRSTEPFATLVKVTQDFPRYAASLASHNVSQEFLAEAEENRAKLVRGGINFLWMNGRQLIERQIEPFNLVEMLRRERMLIRGVRSLGLDGKQAVSLLGHEAVSSAKEDDESLRYDWTDREEHGHVIIWLNDLENDVQYAEYPKELASLLRRTYPGQMPPIGLNIFNLIIPADISNEDDIQFLLQVISIMSRGIPIRFGLVPSTSTPEASAHAKLLYYLIQNYGAESVAGYLQALGGRRTPIADERVLSAALASQELLPDGLEMSLHDILAADSFAMRAGSAASWAKRLRTDTSTPLLFINGILTPRDKKWMQTVSMKIGEDLQSIQQGIFHGSVSEDTWVPGIFLKGAATRRNPYISPEDDKSLRILDVSKIYEEHGELLGQVPILGAYTDSSKENWAVVTVIADVMSDGGQDLVLAALEFKRNNPGIHLEFLHNPDDMSTASRVNFLLKTNIEKLATIETREMLDKIINKAADGTGYENYPAALSNFLSTARLGAGTQSILLNGRIVGPIAPEDTFTSNDFHHLLEFEQQRRILPVYNAVDDLGLSDRLSSAVAAAKLTSITALSTISDLPEGIFESAPTIRSILYDSWNTTHTAIEVGDPRSADIHIVGLLDPVSEKAQRWVPILKVLSDLEGVYVKLILNPRDKIGELPVKRFFRFVMEPKPSFDASGNVAGLRATFSNLPSEALLTAAMDVPPAWLVAPKDSAYDLDNIMMSSAQSDVDATYELQHILIEGHSRDNDGSPPRGAQLVLSTEREPLVTDTIVMSNLGFFQFKANPGFYKIQLKAGRTSDIYTIESIGAQGWEPVHGDEGTELALMDFRGSTLYPRLKRKPGMEEEDVLDSTKGSSSDSLVSKGMKFAEGLLGGSKNKDVTMQAQADINIFSVASGHLYERMLNIMMVSVMRNTKHSVKFWFIEQFLSPSFKEFIPHLAEEYGFKYEMVTYKWPHWLRQQKEKQREIWGYKILFLDVLFPLSLDKVIFVDADQVVRTDMMDLVNLDLEGAPYGFTPMCDSRTEMEGFRFWKQGYWANYLNGKPYHISALYVVDLRRFRELAAGDRLRQQYHALSADPASLSNLDQDLPNHMQFQIPIHSLPQEWLWCETWCSDDSLASARTIDLCNNPQTKEPKLDRARRQVPEWTVYDEEIAALDKRRKQNKATQPHAPDSSDGTEAVTAKSRTVEEEPESGHVKDEL; this is translated from the exons ATGCGCTCCCCAAGGCTGTCGGCGGTCATCGCCGTGGCCTTGACAGCTTCGCCGCTAGCTTCGGCCTCTAAATCTGTCAATGTGGGCATGAAAGCCGCCTTTCAAGCCGGCCCTTACTTGCTTGAGCTACT CGAAACTGCAGCAGGGGAAAACTCGAGTGCCTACTTTCCCCTCCTTGACCGAATCGCAAGCGGCTACTTCGCGTCAGCGTCGTCTGATAGCGACTTATACGAGAAATTCCTCAACGTGCTTCGTGATGACGGCCACGTGTCTAGCCCCGAGGCTCTGTCTACACTCAACCTCGCCCTCTCGCTGCGCACGGCAGCGCCGAGGATAGAGGCCCACTATCAGTACTACGACACAGCCGTGGAGCCTGCTGTGACCGACTCGAAGTGCCCGGACTGGATACTACTTGACGGAAAGCAGTATTGCACACcggccatggaggacgtCATGAAGCACGATTTGTACAATTCTGAGGTCAAAGAATTGCCCTTCGATCGGACTCTAGGGgccgggagggaggcagtGCTCTACACGGATCCCGCTTCGCCGACCTTTAGCAAATTCCACGTTGCGCTCTCCAGGGCAGCCAGGACGATGGCGCTCAGCTATCGTGTACGTTACCGCCGTAGTAGCGTTCtggacgcccgcccactACCTGTCAGTGGCTATGGTGTCGAGCTTGCACTCAAGAAAACGGACTATATTGTGATCGATGATCGAGAGTCGCATCACGAGTTCGAAAAGCCCCTTGGGTCGGACGCTGTCCTGAACGAGATCGAAGAGGTAGCCGACCTACAGCCATTATCCGCTTCGGAGCTTGGACCTTTGGGGATAAAGACTGCTTCATTCATTCAGCGAAGCACCGAACCGTTCGCGACCCTCGTTAAGGTGACTCAAGATTTCCCCAGATACGCTGCATCTCTCGCAAGCCACAATGTGTCCCAAGAGTTTTTGGCGGAAGCTGAGGAGAATCGGGCCAAACTGGTTCGTGGTGGCATCAACTTCTTGTGGATGAACGGTCGTCAGTTGATTGAGCGTCAAATCGAACCGTTCAATCTTGTCGAGATGCTTCGCCGGGAGAGGATGCTGATCCGTGGCGTTCGTagccttggccttgatggGAAGCAAGCTGTTtctcttcttggccatgagGCTGTCTCTTCTGCAAAAGAAGATGATGAGTCCCTTCGATACGACTGGACGGACCGAGAGGAGCACGGTCATGTCATCATTTGGCTTAACGACCTCGAGAATGACGTCCAGTACGCCGAGTACCCAAAGGAATTAGCGTCG CTGCTTCGGCGGACCTATCCTGGTCAAATGCCACCAATCGGTTTGAACATCTTCAACCTAATTATCCCCGCCGATATTTCCAACGAAGATGACATCCAATTTCTGTTACAAGTTATCTCCATTATGAGCCGAGGAATCCCTATACGTTTTGGCCTCGTGCCTTCAACATCAACCCCGGAGGCTTCTGCACACGCCAAGCTGCTTTACTACTTGATCCAGAATTACGGAGCAGAATCCGTTGCAGGTTACCTGCAGGCTCTGGGGGGCCGTCGCACGCCCATTGCTGATGAGAGAGTTCTCTCGGCTGCATTAGCTTCTCAAGAACTACTACCGGATGGACTGGAAATGTCGCTACATGACATTCTGGCCGCAGACTCATTTGCTATGCGAGCAGGTTCTGCCGCGTCCTGGGCTAAGCGGCTTAGAACTGACACTTCAACGCCACTGCTCTTTATCAACGGTATTCTAACACCGCGCGACAAGAAATGGATGCAAACAGTTAGCATGAAGATAGGTGAGGATCTGCAGAGTATACAACAGGGCATCTTCCATGGCTCGGTGAGCGAAGACACCTGGGTTCCCGGTATCTTCCTGAAGGGAGCGGCCACAAGACGCAATCCGTACATTTCGCCGGAGGACGACAAGTCACTTCGCATACTGGACGTGAGCAAGATTTACGAAGAACATGGCGAACTCCTGGGACAGGTCCCTATTCTTGGAGCCTATACAGACTCCTCCAAGGAAAACTGGGCTGTCGTGACGGTCATCGCGGACGTCATGAGtgatggcggccaagatCTCGTATTGGCAGCCTTGGAGTTCAAGCGCAACAACCCTGGAATACACCTGGAATTCTTGCACAATCCGGACGATATGTCGACGGCCTCACGCGTGAATTTCCTCTTGAAGACGAACATTGAGAAGCTTGCTACTATTGAGACCAGGGAGATGCTGGACAAGATCATCAACAAGGCCGCGGATGGCACCGGCTATGAAAACTACCCTGCAGCGTTATCCAATTTTCTCTCCACGGCCAGACTCGGTGCGGGTACACAATCGATCCTGCTTAACGGCCGCATTGTCGGGCCAATAGCGCCCGAAGATACGTTTACGTCGAATGACTTTCACCATTTGCTCGAGttcgagcagcagcgacgcaTTCTGCCAGTGTACAACGCAGTAGACGACTTGGGGCTGAGCGATCGGCTCTCCAGTGCTGTGGCAGCGGCCAAGCTCACTTCCATCACTGCTCTGTCAACCATATCCGATCTTCCAGAGGGTATTTTCGAGTCGGCACCAACTATTCGCTCGATCTTGTACGATTCATGGAACACCACGCACACTGCAATCGAGGTTGGCGACCCGAGATCTGCGGATATCCACATCGTGGGCCTCTTGGACCCTGTCAGTGAGAAGGCTCAGAGATGGGTGCCCATTCTCAAAGTTTTGTCCGACTTAGAAGGGGTCTACGTCAAGCTCATTTTGAATCCTCGGGACAAGATTGGAGAGTTGCCCGTGAAGCGTTTCTTTAGGTTTGTCATGGAACCCAAGCCGTCCTTCGACGCCAGCGGAAACGTAGCAGGATTGAGAGCTACGTTCAGTAACCTGCCATCGGAGGCGCTTTTGACCGCGGCGATGGACGTTCCACCGGCCTGGCTTGTAGCGCCAAAAGACTCCGCATATGACTTGGATAACATCATGATGAGCTCCGCGCAATCCGACGTCGATGCGACGTATGAGCTGCAGCACATACTCATCGAAGGCCACTCCCGGGACAACGATGGGAGCCCTCCGCGTGGTGCTCAGCTAGTGCTGTCAACCGAGAGAGAACCTCTCGTGACGGACACGATTGTCATGTCAAACCTGGGCTTTTTCCAGTTCAAGGCAAATCCTGGCTTCTACAAGATTCAGCTCAAGGCGGGCAGAACATCCGACATCTATACCATTGAGAGTATCGGCGCTCAGGGTTGGGAGCCTGTGCACGGTGACGAAGGCACTGAACTTGCTCTCATGGACTTCCGGGGATCGACTCTGTATCCGCGCCTGAAAAGGAAGCCCGGgatggaggaagaggatgtTCTCGATTCTACCAAAGGCTCTTCTTCCGATAGCCTCGTCTCCAAGGGAATGAAATTTGCCGAGGGACTGCTTGGGGGCTCCAAGAACAAGGACGTTACgatgcaggcgcaggcggacATCAACATCTTTTCTGTGGCCAGCGGACATTTATACGAGCGAATGCTCAACATCATGATGGTATCTGTGATGCGCAATACCAAGCACAGCGTTAAGTTCTGGTTCATCGAGCAATTCCTGTCGCCCTCATTCAAGGAATTCATCCCGCACCTCGCCGAAGAATATGGCTTCAAGTACGAGATGGTCACATACAAGTGGCCACACTGGTTGAGGCAAcagaaggagaagcagcgcgaGATCTGGGGCTACAAAATCCTGTTTCTCGATGTGCTCTTCCCCTTGTCACTAGACAAAGTCATCTTCGTGGACGCCGATCAGGTTGTGAGGACAGATATGATGGACCTGGTCAATCTGGACCTCGAAGGTGCGCCATACGGATTCACGCCCATGTGCGACTCACGCACCGAAATGGAAGGATTTCGCTTCTGGAAACAGGGCTACTGGGCGAATTACCTCAACGGCAAGCCCTACCACATTTCAGCGCTCTACGTCGTTGATCTCCGTCGCTTTCGCGAactcgcggcgggcgaccgcTTGCGGCAGCAGTACCACGCGCTCTCCGCAGACCCGGCCAGCTTATCCAACCTCGACCAGGATCTCCCGAACCATATGCAGTTCCAGATCCCTATCCACAGCCTGCCCCAAGAGTGGCTGTGGTGCGAGACGTGGtgcagcgacgacagccttGCCAGTGCGCGCACAATCGACCTGTGCAATAATCCGCAGACAAAAGAGCCCAAGCTGGACCGCGCCCGACGGCAGGTGCCTGAGTGGACCGTCTACGATGAGGAAATTGCAGCGTTGGATAAGAGGCGGAAACAGAACAAGGCCACCCAACCACATGCCCCTGATTCCAGCGATGGGACAGAGGCCGTCACCGCAAAGAGTCGGACGGTTGAAGAGGAGCCCGAAAGCGGTCACGTCAAGGATGAGCTGTGA
- a CDS encoding uncharacterized protein (COG:K~EggNog:ENOG503Q3NY), with protein sequence MDGYYSHSQLPPQELQRQLSQQQDQQQQQQQQDHQPDHQHQHHHQQQHQQQQHQHQQQHQHQQHLRGGSMSMSMQHSLQQPGMSQVMQEPSTLSGDSLDEIIRNSQEGTQRRRSMPHAYGNHVQQEQNQRRMSAMGASEGLAGFGTDNTDLGAYQFNQSMGPPSGLSNINTSLGMPDQMGNFMPDPNDYSTISPDMMGSMIPASFANMDMGHMANDPSMSLLSAPGNAPDPMAGAFDPDQMAQLGTDFSININPDLRNIPAATGGASGPVGGMSDGDDDMMGMQQQQQQFSSMTSLPNAPATNTLNLNPNAGGLAQSMPPPLLRHVSSGSGMSPQRGNSTTSITQQSAASDVNTPATVSTPRESKEKAIYSKSGFDMLKALWLVATRKEPKIHLGAVDMSCAFVVCDVTMNDCPIVYVSDNFQNLTGYSRHEIVGQNCRFLQAPDGKVEAGSKREFVDDGAVFNLKKMIHEGREVQQSLINYRKGGKPFLNLLTMIPIPWDTDDIRYFIGFQIDLVECPDAISGQELGGVKVDYKHSDIGQYIWTPPTSSQWEPESGQTLGVDDVSTLLQQFNPKGLVSDWHKQSWDKMLLENTDDVVHVLSLKGLFLYLSPSCKRVLEYDAGDLVGNALSSVCHPSDIVPVTRELKDATTGSQVNIVFRIRRKRSGYTWFESHGSLFVEQGKGRKCIILVGRKRPVFALSRQNLEANGGIGDSELWTKLSTSGMFLYVSSNVRSLLDLQPETLVGTSIQDLMRKESRPEFGRAIEKARRGKIVTCKHEVQNRRGQGLQAQTVLYPGDASEGQKPSFLLAQTKLLKASSRSLAPASGGGSTRSVSAIPRSNSQSQLDHGDGSVSGGGHLAPGTQDAALASDDNIFDELRTTKCSSWQFELRQMEKVNRILAEELGGLLSNKKKRKRRKGVGNIVRDCANCHTRNTPEWRRGPSGQRDLCNSCGLRWAKQTGRVSPRNSSRGGNNGNGDSQSKKSASPIHSSPLHKELSSETPNPHAGTGSNATGSRTDRNANIESAQLKNQGPATAASGASSATGQNPTTTMPPPSQPSLSGGAPGSSMTSIQEERETSQS encoded by the exons ATGGATGGCTACTATTCCCACTCACAGCTGCCTccgcaggagctgcagcgccagctCTCTCAGCAGCAagatcagcagcagcagcagcagcagcaggatcaTCAGCCGgaccaccaacaccagcaccatcatcagcagcagcaccagcagcagcagcaccagcatcaacagcagcaccaacatCAGCAACATCTTCGGGGAGGAAGCATGAGCATGTCCATGCAACACTCTCTCCAGCAGCCCGGCATGTCCCAGGTGATGCAAGAGCCGTCTACGTTGTCTGGTGACTCGCTCGATGAGATAATACGAAATAGCCAAGAAGGTACTCAGCGTCGCAGGAGTATGCCGCACGCCTACGGCAATCATGTGCAGCAAGAACAGAACCAGAGGCGCATGTCAGCCATGGGAGCCTCAGAGGGCCTGGCGGGCTTTGGGACCGACAACACGGACCTCGGCGCCTATCAGTTCAACCAGTCAATGGGACCCCCTTCCGGCCTCTCCAACATCAATACCAGCCTCGGCATGCCAGATCAGATGGGAAACTTCATGCCCGACCCCAACGACTATTCAACTATTTCGCCTGACATGATGGGCTCCATGATTCCTGCCTCGTTTGCCAACATGGACATGGGACACATGGCCAACGATCCATCCATGAGCTTGCTCTCAGCACCGGGTAATGCACCAGATCCCATGGCAGGGGCCTTTGATCCCGACCAGATGGCTCAGCTCGGGACAGATTTCTCGATAAACATTAACCCCGACTTACGTAACATACCCGCGGCGACTGGTGGCGCATCGGGCCCCGTAGGCGGCATGagtgacggtgacgatgacatgatgggcatgcagcagcagcagcagcagttcaGCTCAATGACCTCACTTCCCAATGCACCCGCCACCAACACCCTGAACCTCAATCCAAACGCAGGTGGCCTTGCTCAGAGCATGCCACCGCCATTGTTGCGTCATGTCTCGTCTGGTTCTGGCATGTCCCCTCAGCGCGGAAACTCTACCACCAGTATTACGCAGCAAAGCGCCGCTTCGGACGTGAATACTCCTGCGACTGTGTCGACACCGCGCGAATCCAAAGAGAAGGCAATTTACTCCAAGAGTGGCTTCGACATGCTCAAGGCTCTCTGGCTGGTCGCTACTCGCAAGGAGCCAAAGATTCACTTGGGTGCAGTCGACATGTCTTGCGCCTTTGTCGTTTGCGATGTAACCATGAACGACTGCCCGATCGTGTACGTGTCTGATAACTTTCAAAATCTCACCGGCTACAGCCGCCACGAAATCGTCGGACAAAATTGCCGATTTCTTCAGGCGCCGGATggcaaggtcgaggccgGGTCAAAGCGCGAGTtcgtcgacgatggtgcTGTGTTCAACCTGAAGAAGATGATTCACGAAGGTCGTGAGGTACAGCAGAGCCTCATCAACTACCGCAAGGGAGGAAAGCCGTTCCTCAATCTGCTAACCATGATACCGATTCCTTGGGACACCGACGATATCAGATACTTCATAGGGTTCCAaatcgacctcgtcgagtGTCCAGATGCCATCTCTGGTCAGGAGCTTGGCGGAGTGAAGGTTGACTACAAGCACAGCGACATCGGCCAATACATCTGGACACCACCGACTTCAAGTCAGTGGGAGCCCGAAAGCGGCCAGACACTGGGTGTCGATGACGTTTCGACGCTGTTGCAGCAGTTCAATCCGAAGGGGCTTGTCTCAGACTGGCACAAACAGTCGTGGGACAAGATGTTGCTGGAAAACACCGACGACGTTGTTCACGTCTTGTCCCTGAAGGGTCTCTTCCTCTACTTATCACCCTCCTGCAAGCGTGTGCTTGAATACGATGCTGGCGATCTCGTTGGCAACGCGCTGTCCTCCGTCTGCCATCCGTCGGATATCGTTCCTGTGACGCGCGAGCTGAAGGATGCGACGACAGGCAGCCAGGTCAACATCGTCTTCCGGATTCGGAGGAAGCGCAGCGGCTACACGTGGTTCGAGAGCCATGGTTCTCTTTTCGTCGAGCAAGGCAAGGGCCGCAAGTGCATTATACTCGTCGGTCGCAAAAGGCCCGTGTTTGCCCTCAGCAGGCAGAATCTTGAAGCAAACGGCGGTATTGGTGACAGCGAGCTTTGGACGAAGCTGTCGACTTCGGGCATGTTTCTCTACGTCTCGTCGAACGTCCGATCGCTCCTTGACTTGCAGCCAGAGACGCTTGTGGGCACAAGCATTCAGGACTTGATGCGTAAAGAGTCACGTCCAGAGTTTGGTCGAGCCATCGAAAAGGCAAGAAGAGGCAAGATTGTCACTTGCAAGCACGAGGTTCAGAATCGTCGTGGGCAGGGGTTGCAGGCACAAACTGTGTTGTATCCCGGCGACGCAAGCGAGGGCCAGAAGCCCTCATTCTTACTGGCACAGACAAAGCTGCTCAAGGCATCATCTCGCAGTTTGGCTCCGGCGAGTGGCGGTGGAAGCACCAGATCAGTATCAGCGATTCCCCGCAGCAACAGTCAGTCTCAGCTTGATCATGGTGACGGGAGTGTGTCTGGTGGTGGGCACTTGGCGCCAGGCACGCAAGACGCCGCGCTTGCCTCAGATGATAACATATTTGATGAACTTCGGACAACAAAGTGCTCGAGCTGGCAATTCGAGCTCAGGCAGATGGAGAAAGTGAACCGAatcctcgccgaggagctcggcggTCTACTCTCTAATAAGAAAAAAAGGAAGCGAAGAAAAGGCGTGGGCAACATTGTCCGGGACTGCGCCAATTGTCACACGCGGAACACACCTGAGTGGCGGAGGGGGCCCAGCGGGCAAAGAGACCTCTGCAACAGCTGCGGCCTTCGTTGGGCAAAGCAG ACCGGCCGCGTGTCCCCACGAAACTCTTCAAGAGGCGGCAACAATGGAAATGGCGACTCGCAAAGTAAgaagtcggcgtcgccaatTCACTCTTCTCCGTTGCACAAAGAATTGTCGTCCGAGACTCCGAACCCGCATGCTGGCACAGGCAGCAACGCCACAGGCTCGAGAACGGACCGCAACGCCAATATTGAATCGGCGCAGCTGAAGAACCAAGGGCCAGCCACAGCCGCGAGCGGTGCATCATCAGCAACTGGCCAAAacccaacgacgacgatgccaccACCCAGCCAACCATCGCTCTCAGGGGGAGCACCTGGGTCGTCTATGACGTCTATCCAGGAAGAACGAGAGACAAGCCAATCATAG